CCGTTACTCCTGTGTCCCACAGAGTCTTCGGATGACTCCTATGTGTCCGCTGGAGAAGAGCCCCTAGAGGCCCCCATGTTTGAGATCCCCCTGCAGAATGTGGTGGTGGCACCAGGGGCAGATGTGCTGCTCAAGTGTATCGTCACTGCCAACCCCCCGCCCCAAGGTGAGCTCCAGTACTGGGCCAAGGTGAGGTCAAGGTTGGGAGGGGGCATgtgagaagggaaggggaggttCCCCCCGACTCCTCCATGGGAGGGGTGGGAAGGAGGGGAATTATCCCCTCCATGGGGCTGCCCTGACTTCTGTGTGTGTTCAGGGACATTTCCCAGGACCCCTGAGAGAGGGGAGGGCAACCTGGGCTTCCTGAAATGAGGGTGGACTTTTCTGGATTCCCTGGGGTGCTGAGAGGAGAGGTTTGGGCtcctgtgtggtgtgtggggtagGAGTGAGAGATTCTCGGTGGGCGCCCGTGGGCCATGGCGAGCCGGGTCCCCGTGCCTCCCCACAGTGTCCTGGCACAAGGATGGGTCAGCGCTGCGCAGCGAGGGCCGCCTCCTCCTCCGGGCTGAGGGTGAGCGGCACACCCTGCTGCTCAGGGAGGCCAGGGCAGCGGACGCCGGGAGCTATATGGCCACGGCCATCAACGAGCTGGGCCAGGCCACCTGTGCCGCCTCACTGACCGTGAGACCCGGTAGGGAGCCCATCAACCCTGGGACTGGGTGGGGGCAAACTGTGACTCTTCCCTGGCCCAGGCCCAATCCCCCTCCCTTCCCACTCTCAGCCTTGAGCTCGGGTTCCCCGCCAGCGTGCACAGTCCGTGCAGTCCCTTCTGGATGTCAGCAGCTCTGGTGAAAGCATTTTAAATGGCCCTGGCCTCAGGGCAGGGGCCAAATCCCCAAGGCACACACAAGGCTGGCCAATTCATGAAGTCAGTGAAATTTGTCTTTAGCTATCCTCTAAATGCCATCCTCCCATGGCATTTCCCTGAACAGGGTCCTGTGGGGAAAGCAAATTGTCCTTGAGTTTCCCAGAAAAAGAATCTCTCTGCTCACAGGGCTTCAGAGCCACCACGAGCCTTCTGAAGTCATTTCCCCTGTAAGACAGTCCCCCCTCCCAGTAAAAAGAGATGCTTTCGAGTGCCACAAGCCACTTCCCCCCTCCTTTTCTTGAACCCAAAGTCGTAAAAAGGGTACAGCGAAGAGCACTTCTCAGGGGCTGGCAGTGCCGAGACCgccttgttttctatttttgtgaaagcCCTTACTTGGTGTCAGACTACTTTCTTTGGGATTCAGCCcagtttctttctggttcagcTGGATCAGTGTCGGTGTACATGGCCAGTTCAGCTCATTCAGCTTGCTGGGCCTGACAATGCACTGACCCCAGGCCTGGGGTTCGGGGAGGTGAGGATGGTCAGGGGGCGTTACAGGAGGAAAACACACTCAACCCTCAAGAGGGTTCCCACTGGGTGACCAGACCTGGATCAGAGGACCTAGGTTGGGGGACAGTGTGGGGCAGATGAATCTAGTGCTGAGGACATCCGAGCAgttgcttagtgttctgggatGCCTGCGCTGAGAAACTTTGGCGCCCTGAAGGAGGCTGGGATTTAGACCGGCACGGGGAAGGCGGGACATGCCAAGATGGGGAACAGCACACGATGTTCTGTCCCTTTCTTCCACGAAGGGCTGCAGGAGACAAGATGGCAGAGCCTGTGTGCCCGTCCCAGGGCCTCAGCACCTGAGCAGTGAGGGAGTTCTTGATGCGTCTGAACACAGTCTCGTGCTCCAACAGAGCCTTTGGTTGCATGGTCTGGCTTGTGCCACTACAGGTCTTCATCCTCCTTAGCTGCATATCCCTCCCAGGAGCCCATTTTCCAGGCTTTCTCCTCCTCCTACCCCTCCTACCCCGCTGAATCATGCCCGTCCCTCCACCACATGCTTCTGTCCTTCCATCACCTCCAAGATCTGGCTTCTGACTCAGCTCCCAGCTCCCCTGAGGGGGCCCAGGCCTGGCTCCAGGACTCCAGTCAATACCTGGCTTGGGCTGAAATTTGGCGAGGGGTGGGATGCGGGGTGCCCTGATATTGGCTCAGGGCCATTTGGGAGCCTTTTAAGGTTGGAAAGGCAACTTGGGGCGAGGCAGCTGTCAGCCCTTGACTGGGAGTTCTGTATTTGCGGCATAGAACCTCcggagcttcagtttcctcatttgtaaaccAGAGATGATGACACCATCCTCACGGATGAAAGCGAATGTGTGAACGAGCTTTATGAACTGTAAAGCTGTAGACAAATGTTAGTTGTTAGTGTTATTAACGAGTGATGTTGTGTACAAGAGCTCAGGGTTCTACGAGGATCTGGGAAGTGCCTtatctttctctgtccctttcttcAGCCCTGTGAAACCCTGTGCCTTGGGGACTCCACCTCTCCCCTTGGAAGGCCATATCCTGCAGACCCTCCGTATTTCCCAGCCCCTGTATCCTCAGCTCATCACAGCATCTCTGCACCTCTGCCCTGGGGAGCCAGAAAGCCTTCATCACATTAGTCTGTTGCATCAGGCATTGCAGCAAGACAGCACCTCCTTAAGTCAGGCTGGCTCGGGGGCCCCAGGGCCTGGGGGGCAGGCATGTGGGTCCAGACTTGGCTCTGGCTGTGTAGAGCAAGCTGACTTTCTTACCCTACAAGGCACTGTTTAGTCCAGAGTGACTGGATGGGGGCCAGTGGACTTGAGAGCAGCAAAAGTGGGTGGAACCTGAGGATGGCACAGACATCTGGCAAGGGGTGGTCCCAGGCCTGGAGTCTGCAGGGAGTGAGGGGTGGAATCAGGGGACGGTGTCCAGCAGTTTGCCCGTGGGCCCACTGGGGAGTAGGTAGAGGGAGGCACTGGGCAGTGTCTTGTGGGAAGAGGCCTGCGTGCAGCCACCgccctctcttgctcctgcccctccccttcttgctcctccccctccccctgcccagtGCTATGGTAACCAGGGCTGGCTGCCCAGTCCCCTATTGGGGTCCACCCCAATAGGGCCTGCTTTTGAGGGTCTACAGATCTCAATTCCTGGTTGGGAGCCATGGGAACCAGGGAATGGATAACTAGAGAATGCGGCCCCATGGACTGTGGTTTAGGGGGCAGGGTCTGTGCGGGCAGGACCTGGTCCTTACCAGCTCCTCAGTTCCCTCCCATCCTTTCCACCCCACTGAATAATTCTGTTGAGACCACAGTCATTCTCCCAAAGCGGATGTGTGGATGGGGGCGGGTGGCTAGGGAGTGTGAAAAGTGTGCTTAACCAAAGCAAAGCATTCCGCACCGCTGCCCACATCCATcacacaagtatttattgagtgccaactAGGTGCCAAGTGCTACATCTCTCTAAACAGTTTCTTCTGTTTGGAGAGTATCATCGACTTTCTCAAGCCCTTTCACATCTCTTCCTGGCGATAACATTGTGCCATACATATCCCTTGGAGGGACATGTGACAGGTGGTGACATtcccattttacggatgagaaGACAAAAATGTGGATAGGAAAGTGAGGTAGAGCTAGCACCAGGCCAGCAGCCTTTATTTAGCACTTGCAATCTGCCTAGGGATGTTATCAGCAACAGTGATTTAGGGTGATGGAAGTAACTGCCCATGAAGCAAATAAACTTAGTGTGGGGTGCAAATAAAAGTACATggccaggccgggtgcggtggctcacacctgtaatcccagcattttgggaggctgaggcgggtggatacctgaggtcaggagttcgagaccagcctggccaacacggcaaaacctcatccctgctaaaaatacaaaaattagccaggcgtggtggcatacgcctataatcccagctactctgggggctgaaacaggaaaatcacttgaacccgggaggcggaggttgcaataagccaagatcgtgccactgcactccagcctgggtgataaagtgagactctgtctcaaaaaaataataaataaataagtaagtaagtaaataaataaataatacatgacCAGTTAGCACTTACTGAGTGCTTCGTATATACCAGGCCCTGTGTTGATTGgattattttgtttaatccaGCCTTATGAGGTAGGTTCTATTATTATGCCCACAttacggatgaggaaactgagacttggaaAACTTTAGCAAATTGCTATCTGgacacagtggctgacacctgtaatcccagcagttttgtcTGGAGCAGCATTGATCAATAGACATTTCTGTGGTGATGAAGATGCTCTATATGTGCATGGTCCAGTATGGTAACCCTAGCCACACATGGTTAGTGAGCACTTGAAATGCAGCTGCGGTGACTGAGgaactgcattttaaatttaatttcattttaataactgCGTTTAAATAGTCTCAGGTGGCTAGTGGCTGCCTTCTTGGGATGGTCAGCTCTAGGAGCTTAGGGCCAGCTAGAGGCTGGAGCTATGATTTGAAGCACTGTCTCGGTCTCTCAAGCCTGCATTCCTAACCATGACGCTATCCGACCCCCTTTCCTGTTGCTCTGAAGAAGTTTGAGGTTGAGGTGGAACTGAGCTCATGAGCTCACTGGGAGGGCACTGGTGATGCCCTCCGTGGGTGGGTCAGACTGGgggctttctctccttcctctgttGACTCCCCACCTCTGGCACAGCTGTGGTCCTTCTGTTTCCTTGCATGCCTGATGTGAGCACACCCAGCTTCCCCACTATGTGCCCTGAGAGGAGGTCCTCTGGGTGCTGGGCAGGAGGAAGCGGGAATATGGGAGGCCCCATGGGCCTGGGCCTCATCCTGCCACCTCCAGTCCTGCCCTCAACTACAGGTCTCCTATATTTGAGCCCAAGATTCTAGCATTTTCCAGCCAAGACCTTGGCCTCTTCATTGTACCTTAGCTTGTCATGGTTTGCTTGGCGGCAAAGTGAGGATCTTCGTACCAGTCAGGCTACCTACTCGGTGAGATTCCTGAGGGTCTGTGAGGAGGGCGAGTTGACTCAGGACATTTGGGACAGGGGATATAGCTCATCAAAGCACATTCCGGTCCCACTCATAGAATCAACATGACCACAGCAGAAAATAGGTTGTTTATTGGGGgccatgaaaacaaaaacaaggaagaaaacctTGGCATCCATGTCAGTCCCTATCTTCTCTTGCCCCTGGTCTCTGGCCACCTGTGGCATAGTTACAGATTCTCCCTTGTGATGGCGGTGGCTGCCGATGGGGAGGATGCCACATGGCCCCCATCGTCAGTCCTTGATGGGGGTTTGGACAACACCTGACAAAGCACTGTGGTGTGGTCCCCTTGCCCAGACTCAGCCCTTCCTCCACCCTCCTGTCTGCCAGAAACAGGTCTGCCTGACAGGTGGCTGCCCCGAGGCTGGTACCTAGAACGGAGGCCATCACTCACAGCCTGTCAGAAGTATGGAGAGCTCATTTACTGTTGTTGCAGCCACTTTTTCTCACCTGGAGCAAACTAACATAATCATATGTAAGAAATTAATCATgaccgggcgcagcggctcacgcctgtaatcccagcactttgggaggccaagccgggtggatctcgaggtcaggagtacaagaccagcctgaccaacatagtgaaaccctatctctacagaaaatacaaaaaattagctggatgtagtggcaggcgcctgtaattccaggtactcgggaggctgagacaagagaatcccttgaacccaggaggtggaggtcgcagtgagccaagatcgcgccattgcactccagcctgggcaacagtgggaaactctgtctcaaaaaaaaaaaaaaaaaaaaagaaaaagaaaaattaatcactTCACTTCTAGGGCTAGGTCAGGCTGACCATGTGAAATGATCTGACAGCTTGTACATTTTGAACTAAGACAACCATTCTCAGTCCAAGAGGAAATATTTATGTCAGCACCCTGTGGAAATGCCCACCTCCTGGCCAGCCATGTCCTGCCTTTCCCTGACTTTTCCACAGTGGGGTTACCACAGCAGACGTTTCAAGAACTGCCTGTGGAGGACCTACTGAAACAGCGCATGTGGAGGGCCAGCTGGGAAGGGCTAAGCCACAGGCAAATGCTGGCTATCCTGCAGCCTATCACTCCGTTCCTCAAGAATCATAAGGAGAAAAACTGTTTATGGACTGGGTCCGtggctacacctgtaatcccagcactttgggatgccaaggcaggtggatcacttgaggccaggagtttgagacaagtctggccaacataacgaaaccctgtctctactaagaatacaaaaattagccaggtgtggtggtgggagcctgtaatcccagctacttagggaggctgaggcaggagaatcacttgaacttcagaggtggagtttgcagtgagctgagattatgccagtgcactctagcctggacgacagagtgagactgtctcaaaacaaaaaacagaaacaaaaacaaaccaaaaaagaattGTAAGGAGTCCACCTTGCCTGCAGAGTAAAGGCTGCACACCTTCAGGTGGCCTCTACCATCTGCACCCATAGGGCAAAAGGAGCCAGAGGCCTGAGGCTGGCCCTCGGGTGGCAGTAGGAGACACGTGCTTGAACAGTGGATGCCCCACTCCTTACTTCTTTACCCAGTTTATAGACAGACAGTTGAGCTATAGTCCTCTGCACACATGCCTTTTGCTTCAAACTTTTCTGCATGCACTTTCCTCTGCCTgtaatatttttccctttttcctgcAAACTGCAATTTCAATACTGCCTCTTCCTTCAGTTCTCTCTTCCCTGAGCCAAAAGTCATCTCCTGCCTTCTGTACTCCCACGCCCCTTACCTGCTGCTCTCTTGCTACCTGATACTTCCTGCTTGCTCTTATAGTTGCATGTGTATCTGGCTTGTCTTCCCCACCACCCGGAAGGCTCCTGAGGACATGACTGTGTCTTTGCCACTCCTTAGCACTGGCAGCTGGGCCTGGGGGCCCTTCTGAACAGTTAGGGGCTGGGCTGTGTGGACTGCAGAGCTGCATGTGAGGTGGCAGTGAGTAGGCAGAGACCCCCATGACTTTTCAAGGCCTTGAACAATGTGGGTGACTCACAGAGGTGAGGCTGGACATGACACCCAGCCACAAAGGTCATGAGGCTCTGCCTATGAGGCGAGCTTGGGGAAAAGACCATGGAGCAGTGGTCCTCAGAGTGAGGCCCCCAGACCAGCAACATCAGCCTCACCTGAGTttgtgttagaaatgcagattcttttttttttttttttccaataagcGTTTTGCACTCCTAAGAAATGCAGGTTATTGGCCTCAGCCCCCACCTACTGAATCAGTAATTCCGTGGGTGGAGCCCAGCACTCTGTGGTCTAAggagccctccaggtgattctgataaacagaaaactttgaaaaccactgccatAGAGTTAGAGATTGTGCCCAAGATGGAAGGCCAGGTCACGCCATGGGAAGCACACAGGCTGTGAAGCCaaacctcctaggttcaaagcCCTGCTCTGAGGTTGAATGGTCCAGTGATGAGGGGCTCAGTGATGGCACCTCTTAGGGCTGTCCTCCCATGTAGGTCAGCAGTGGTCCCTAAGGTTTCATGTACCTAAGAGTCACCTGGggtgctttttaaaatgcagtttcctGACATCTCATTTCAGAAAATCTAATTCTGCAGGCTGGAGTAAGGTTGaagaatctatattttaaatgagCCCGAGGTGGTCCTGATGTGAGTAGGTCAAGTGTCATTCTGAGAAGCCCTGAAGCAAAGGGCCGTGTGTGACACCTTTTATGTACTAGATAGTCGCAGTAGTGGCTGCAATTCTGTCTATTGTGAGAACACATCAGGGGACACTGAAACAGTTGGGGCCGGTGGATGTGCTGGTCTGAGGAGAGGGAGTTCCCTGTGTGCTTCCTAACGCCAGTATTTTCATCAAATGAGTTTGAGCTGAGAGTGATGTTGGAAGGGCAGACGTGAGCACTGGGTCAGCGTGGGGGACTGGGAGCCAGTGTGAAGGGGCGGTACTTCCGTGGCAGGTTGTTCAGGGCCATTGAGTGTATGTGCCTCTTAGGTTTAGGGGGGCACCTGCCCCCTCCTTCCTGGCTGATGTAACTGTATTTCCCACAGTGAGAGTTGGGTTTGTAGGTGGAGCAGGGCTGGGATGTCAGGGACTGGTTCCAAAGATGGTTTTGGCTATGGGGCCAGGGAAAAAACTAGGTGGCACCGGATTCTGGTATGGAGCCTCAGGAATCCTTGATCAGCCTCCTTGGTCACTCACTTTtggaggtgtggaggggcaggggcTACTGCCTTGTCTGGAAGAGGCCTGGGCTGCTCTGACAGTCTCTCTCTCCAAGGGGCTTGAGGATAGGGGCTCGCTTGGTGACTGGATGCCCTCCAGCATGATGTTCCCCTGGCCACCACCAGGGGTCTCTGAGGCTCCCTGCAAACCTTGACCATCTGGTCTTCAGCTCTGCTTCCGCTCCTGGTCCCTGGGCCTGTGAGCCTCCTCAGTACTGTCCAGCCTGGAGGTGACCCTGGGGCAGGACTCCAGGCTCCACAGAGGGGTAGGACCGCCCACCTGCGGGgccatgcctgtgatctcagccaTCAGCTGCCTTAAGCACCAAATGCCATTCTGACTTCTCTCCCCAACCCTATCTCAAGACAGCCCCCCTGAACAATGGACCCCTCCtctgcccagcccccagccctcctTCCTCACTGGCCATGCTGGGAAACACAGGTCATGGCTTGGGAATGTGTCCCTGCGGGGGGTGAGGTGataggaagagggagaaggacaTGTGACCCCTCCTGAACAGCCCCTTTCTCTCAGGCTCCGTGTCCAAGCCCCTTCCCCAACCCAGATACAAATGGGTGCTCATGACAAGGGGCCATTTGGGGGAATCAGCCCCCGCTGTCCTCCCTAGCGGGGCTGATGGGTGGTGGGCAAGTTGCCAACAGGTGCCCGGGGGAATGGGTAGGAAGGCTGGATGTGGGCTTAGTGCCCTGGGGTGGCTGCTGGCCAGAGCTTCCATGGCAGGGATGAAGGGGCAGAGGTGGGATTCTGGGCCCCCTCAGATTCTTCTGCCACCTCTGGGAAGGAGGGCAAAGGTCTTGACAGTTCTCTGATTTTCGGGGCCAAAGAAAACAGGTATGCCCTGGCTCTGCAGTATTTGAGACTCGTTAGCACATTCCCACATCAGGAATCTTGGTGGTTCCATCAGAGCAAGGGGCAACACAGGGAACATTTCCCACAGGCACCTCCTTTGGTGGATGTGTCGGAACAAATGGATCAGGGCAAGCGTCTCGATTGGCACAGTGCAGTGCCACCCCTCCCCTGTCTTGCTCGGGGACGGAGGCCCCACACCTTGAGTCAAGGCGCTGCAGAGCGGGCTTTGCTCTTGTCAGGGTCCGAAGCTGTAAGGAGAGGAAAGACAGATCCCAGGGCTTGGGAGTGAGCAGAGTGGCTAAATCCAGACGGCCACACTCcgccctcccctctcccctctcctccccctccacaCCAGGGCCCAGGCTGCTTGTGGTCTCGGCAGGCACCAGCTTCCCAGCCAGCTGCCTGCCGGCCTGCCATCcaacctcctccttcccctcctcaggCGCCTTCCCCTCCCCCAGGGCCTTCTCCGTGTAGGGCCTCAGCGGGGTCAGCCAAGTGAGTGGGGCTGGGCAGGCTGGACAGGCTGGGCTCCTGCTCCCTGGGGAGACAGGCTGGGGTGGGCAGTGGGCAGGCAGCAGAAGGGCCTGGTGCCAGGGCAGAGCCTTCAGGACAGGCACAGGCTGGGCGTCTGTGTGCAGAGCCTCGGGGTGAGTTGGGGTACAGCCCTGCTGAGGGCTTGGGGTGGGGGGACCTGGGGAAGAAGCCAGGGGGCTGTGGCAGTTTCATGTCTGTATTTGGCAGTCGGATAGGAGCCAGTTCAGCGAGACTGGGCCCCTGGCCAGTTGCAGGGGAGGGCGTCAGGGCCCTGGGGACACCCCTCCCACAAGGCTGACTCTGGTGcccccctcctcttccccaggCTGAGCTGCCCTTTTCTGTGGATGACTCCAGCTCTGTTTTTATATCCCTCAAGTGTTTGGGGGTGCAGGCTGTAGGGCTGTGGCCAATAGGTGCCCCTGGGGTTTGCACGGCAGGAAGCTgagaagggaaagggggaggggcaGGCTAGATGGTGCCACCTCATTGGCCCTGGACCGAGGTCAGGGTGTGTCTTGTCTGTGGTGTGTGTTCCTCTGCACCAGGCCCAGCTTGCCCAAGAAATGGGCATCCTAGCCATGCTGCTCCAGGGTTCCATAGACCTGCACCCCCTGCTTTCAGAGCCTGCAGTTGGTAGTTTAGGCCACTAGTCCATGTCAGGAATGTGGGTTCCCTGCTCCAGTGGAATTCTCCCGCCAGGCTCAGGAGTGGCCCCTCTGCTGCCCGAACCCTTTGTCCCAGGCCTTTCCCTATGGTGTCCCCTCCCGGGAGGATCAGCAGGGTCAGTGTTGGCAGAGCCAGTGACAGACAAGGTTCCAGGGGCTCAGGGAAGGGAAGCAGCTGGGCGAGGTCACAGGAGCCTGGGAGTGAAGTCCGGGCAGGGCTGGCCTGTGGGGAGCTGCCGCAACTCCTGGTCTCTGGGCGACATTCCAGCCAGCTCTCCCAGGCTCTCTGCAAGCCTTCCTCCCTGGCAGCTATCTTTGTCTCTCTCCAGGTGGATCTGCATCCCCTTTCAGCAGCCCCATCACCTCCGACGAGGAGTACCTGAGCCCTCCAGAGGAGTTTCCAGAGCCTGGGGAGACCTGGCCTCGAACCCCCACCATGAAGACCAGTCCCAGCCAGAACCGCCGTTCTTCTGACACTGGCTCCAAGGCACCCCCCACCTTCAAGGTCAGACCCCTGAGGCTGGGGCCCAGCCTCCTGTGTGTCCTCGATCCTTTGGGTGACCCCTTGTTCTTGGGACCATGCTTAGGCACCAGCAAGACCTGGAACTTGGCTCTCATTTAAATGCTCTTACCCAGAGCCAGTCTCAGTCTGGCTGTGGAAGAGGCCTccgtctcagattccacagcccCCAGGACCCAAGGCTCTGCCCTGACTGTCTCTCCCTGACACTTTGGGGTACCCGCTTCAGGTCTCACTTATGGACCAGTCAGTAAGAGAAGGCCAAGATGTCATCATGAGCATCCGTGTGCAGGGGGAACCCAAGCCTGTGGTCTCCTGGTGAGTAGCCGCACTTCCCACCACCCACCAGCGACTCTATGCTAGGCTTGGCTCTGGGAGGTCTGGCTTTGGGTGGAAGAAGATGGAACCTTGGTGGGCTTCCCCATAATGTGCCTCGGGGGCCTCATCTTAGGGACAGCAGTGTACTCCCCCCGGCACCCTGTCCCTTGCCCCACGTTCCAGGCTTATTTAGGGCTTCCCCTTCGGGAGAGGGGTTTGGGTCTCATGTCTGTCCATTTGTCCATTTGGGATaaatgactgggcatggtggctgaagcctataatcccagcattttgagaggtaaggcgagtggatcacttgaggccaggagtttgagaccagcctggccaacatggcgaaaccctgtctctactaaaaatacaaaaaaattagccaaatgtggtggtgcatggctgtaatcccagctacttgggaggctgaggcgagaggatcacttgaccctgggaggtggaagctgtagtgagctgagatcacatcactgcactcaagcctgggtgacagagtgagaccctgtctcaaaaacaaaaacacccccCTCCCCAAATTGGCAAGAAGCAAGACATTtcagaggccaaggaaggaggattgcttgagccaaggagttcaagaccagcctgggcaacatagtgagactgtctctacaaaaaattgcttaaaaattagctggatatggtagtacatgcctgtagacccagctacttgtgagggtgaggaggaggatcactggagcccaggagtttgaggttgcagtgagctatgatcatgccattgcactccagcctggacaatatagcgagATCctattgctgaaaaaaaaaaaaaaaaaagcacacaataATTTGTTGCTGAGCTGCCAGCAGCCCAGAGTTCAATGTAGGTCTAAGCAGAGGGGCCTTGCTCATCCCAGGTGCCTGGAACATGGATTACTCagtttactaattttttattggtttgagttctgtttttcatttttaattgattgtCTGGTCCCcactgtgagtttttttttttttttttttttttttttaagatggagtttcactcttgtcgcccaggctggagtgcagtggcgtgatctgggctcaatgcaacctccacctcctgggttcaagggattctcctgtttcagcctcctgagtagctgggtgccaccacacccagctaattttgtattttttgtagaggcagggtttctggtcaggctggtctctaacttctgacctcaggtgatccacccaccttggcctcccaaagtgctgggattataggcatgagccaccgtgcccagaccccactgttttgttttgttttgtttttaaacattgtaAGTTTTTTCATATCCCCTTTGGGAAGTGGGAAAGCTATCTAtccattataaataaataaaaataagaaatggggaagtTTAAGAATTATTAAGAGCTAAATAGGGCCAGGCATAAgggctcaatgcctgtaatcccagcactttgggaagccaagagaggaggatcatttgagcccaggagttcaagaccagtgtgggcaacatgatgaaaccctgtatctacaaaaaatacaaaaattaggggggcatggtggcggtgcctgtagtcccagctactcaggaggctgaggtgggggaatcgcttgaacctggggaggtagaagttgcagtgagctgtgatcgtgccactgtactccagcctgggtgacagagcaaaaccctgtttaaaaaaagaaggaaagaaaagaaaaaagagctaaATAGCACGGCTCCACTCTTGAGTGCAGCAGGGTTCTGAGAAGGGAGAGCTCCAGGCAGTTAGAAGTGACCTGGAAGCTCCTAGAGGTGGGTGGGATGGCAGAGGGGGGGTAAAAACCTAGCCCTGGAAACCAGGGATGCCTGCGTTCGGTGGGACAGATCTGGGGACTGGGCAAACTGCACAGGGAAGGAGAGGCCTACACAGTGCTGCAGCCCCAGTTCCTGTGCACGCACATCAGGCCCCTGGGTCCCGGGACTGAGTTCTCGCCCCTCTGACAGGCTGAGAAACCGCCAGCCCGTGCGCCCAGACCAGCGGCGCTTTGcggaggaggctgagggtgggctGTGCCAGCTGCGGATCCTGGCTGCAGAACGTGGCGATGCTGGCTTCTACACTTGCAAAGCGGTCAATGAGTATGGCGCTCGGCAATGCGAGGCCCGCTTGGAGGTCCGAGGTGAGTACCTTATTTCTCCATGAAAGCC
The sequence above is drawn from the Macaca mulatta isolate MMU2019108-1 chromosome 12, T2T-MMU8v2.0, whole genome shotgun sequence genome and encodes:
- the SPEG gene encoding striated muscle preferentially expressed protein kinase isoform X24, whose amino-acid sequence is MFEIPLQNVVVAPGADVLLKCIVTANPPPQGGSASPFSSPITSDEEYLSPPEEFPEPGETWPRTPTMKTSPSQNRRSSDTGSKAPPTFKVSLMDQSVREGQDVIMSIRVQGEPKPVVSWLRNRQPVRPDQRRFAEEAEGGLCQLRILAAERGDAGFYTCKAVNEYGARQCEARLEVRGE
- the SPEG gene encoding striated muscle preferentially expressed protein kinase isoform X22 produces the protein MFEIPLQNVVVAPGADVLLKCIVTANPPPQVSWHKDGSALRSEGRLLLRAEGERHTLLLREARAADAGSYMATAINELGQATCAASLTVRPGGSASPFSSPITSDEEYLSPPEEFPEPGETWPRTPTMKTSPSQNRRSSDTGSKAPPTFKVSLMDQSVREGQDVIMSIRVQGEPKPVVSWLRNRQPVRPDQRRFAEEAEGGLCQLRILAAERGDAGFYTCKAVNEYGARQCEARLEVRGE
- the SPEG gene encoding striated muscle preferentially expressed protein kinase isoform X25; translated protein: MGILAMLLQGSIDLHPLLSEPAVGGSASPFSSPITSDEEYLSPPEEFPEPGETWPRTPTMKTSPSQNRRSSDTGSKAPPTFKVSLMDQSVREGQDVIMSIRVQGEPKPVVSWLRNRQPVRPDQRRFAEEAEGGLCQLRILAAERGDAGFYTCKAVNEYGARQCEARLEVRGE
- the SPEG gene encoding striated muscle preferentially expressed protein kinase isoform X26 is translated as MKTSPSQNRRSSDTGSKAPPTFKVSLMDQSVREGQDVIMSIRVQGEPKPVVSWLRNRQPVRPDQRRFAEEAEGGLCQLRILAAERGDAGFYTCKAVNEYGARQCEARLEVRGE